The following proteins are encoded in a genomic region of Ornithinibacillus sp. 4-3:
- a CDS encoding alpha/beta fold hydrolase: protein MNTDEKLLAYLTAKSAYQSKAISKEQGFTFISKITGIPQIWTLNGKGEPVQFAELEDRVLSVFHSPNGKQTAVGMDHHGNEKQQLYLIEEQGKEVFSLINEPDYFHHIGGWSPDGEKIVFSSNRRHPGHFDLFTVDVVSKQVTKHFEYDGNLVPIGWLPNGESILIKIRETNIDSSIYIYHIASGNKVKIGKDQVLGRYDGIKVTKNEEKAYLLTDVEEETVYIGVVDLKQPENIEKVVHVEGWDVEEISLSPNEEKLVYTLNEGGIFKLYSLDCTTGIKENLEIASKGVIDSISWLDDETFIFTMISPVSPGDIWKYSFATNQFERLTYISQSEVEKDWIEPDICTFKSFDELEVPYFFYEKEKTANRPVVIYVHGGPEGQTRAEYNPVIQFLADQGFAVAAPNVRGSSGYGRTYIKLDDVRKRMDSVADLAWLVKDLISTHQVDPKKIGVMGRSYGGFMVLAALTHYPDLWAAGVDIVGISHFKTFLENTGSWRRRLRACEYGTLEDDTDFFEEIAPLNHSERIQAPLIVFHGRNDTRVPVSEAEQLVADMQSRGQTVEFTVFEDEGHQTERIENHITMNSEIIQFLKKYL from the coding sequence ATGAATACAGATGAAAAGCTACTAGCATATTTAACAGCAAAATCAGCATATCAATCAAAAGCAATATCAAAGGAACAAGGTTTTACTTTCATCTCCAAAATAACTGGTATTCCTCAAATATGGACATTAAACGGCAAAGGAGAACCAGTACAATTCGCTGAATTGGAAGATAGGGTTTTAAGTGTGTTTCACTCACCAAATGGAAAACAGACGGCAGTTGGTATGGATCATCACGGAAATGAAAAACAACAATTATATTTAATAGAAGAACAAGGAAAAGAAGTATTCTCCCTTATCAATGAGCCAGATTATTTTCATCATATTGGCGGCTGGTCTCCTGATGGTGAGAAAATAGTGTTCTCAAGTAATCGTAGACATCCAGGACATTTTGATTTGTTTACTGTTGATGTAGTATCCAAACAAGTAACAAAGCATTTTGAATATGACGGGAATCTTGTACCTATTGGTTGGTTGCCAAACGGAGAAAGTATTTTAATAAAAATACGAGAGACAAATATTGACAGCTCTATTTACATTTATCATATAGCTTCTGGAAATAAAGTGAAAATTGGAAAGGATCAGGTGCTTGGTCGCTACGATGGAATAAAAGTAACAAAAAATGAAGAGAAAGCATATCTCCTTACAGATGTAGAAGAAGAGACAGTGTATATTGGTGTTGTTGACTTAAAGCAGCCAGAGAATATTGAGAAGGTTGTTCATGTAGAAGGATGGGATGTAGAAGAAATAAGCTTGTCTCCAAATGAAGAGAAATTAGTGTATACATTGAATGAAGGTGGTATTTTTAAATTATATTCACTAGATTGTACAACTGGTATAAAAGAGAATTTGGAAATAGCATCTAAAGGAGTTATTGATTCTATTTCGTGGTTAGATGATGAAACATTTATTTTTACGATGATTTCTCCAGTATCTCCTGGTGATATTTGGAAATATTCATTTGCAACAAATCAATTTGAACGTTTAACCTATATTAGTCAATCAGAGGTAGAGAAAGACTGGATAGAACCAGATATATGCACATTCAAGTCATTTGATGAACTTGAAGTGCCATATTTCTTTTACGAAAAAGAAAAAACAGCAAACCGACCGGTTGTTATTTATGTACATGGTGGTCCAGAAGGGCAAACTCGTGCAGAATACAATCCTGTGATTCAATTTTTAGCAGACCAAGGATTTGCAGTTGCAGCTCCGAATGTTCGGGGAAGTAGTGGATATGGTCGAACCTATATTAAGCTAGATGATGTTAGAAAACGGATGGATTCTGTGGCAGACTTGGCATGGTTAGTAAAGGATTTAATTTCTACACATCAAGTGGATCCGAAAAAAATTGGAGTTATGGGAAGAAGCTATGGTGGATTTATGGTATTAGCGGCATTAACACATTATCCAGATTTATGGGCAGCTGGTGTAGATATTGTCGGAATTTCTCATTTTAAAACGTTTTTAGAAAATACAGGGTCATGGCGTCGTCGTTTACGCGCCTGTGAATACGGAACATTGGAGGATGATACAGATTTCTTTGAAGAGATTGCACCACTAAATCATTCTGAGCGTATTCAAGCACCTTTAATTGTTTTCCACGGGCGAAATGATACACGAGTGCCCGTTAGTGAAGCAGAACAGCTTGTTGCGGATATGCAATCTCGTGGTCAAACTGTTGAATTCACCGTGTTTGAGGATGAAGGACACCAAACGGAAAGAATAGAAAATCATATTACAATGAACAGTGAAATCATTCAGTTTCTAAAAAAATATTTATAA
- a CDS encoding ABC transporter substrate-binding protein: MKQRQKKLWLFALLIVALFLFSACSSTDEDAGTDTKGGETEDQNDANEEENNGENESATNTGGDLNIAVSAQPPTLDAHMTTATVALDVSRNIFETLVAANENHESTPMLAESYEISDDGLTYTFKLREGVSFHNGQEMKAEDVEASMNRWLGLSARAKTLLEGSEFVATDDYTVELRLAEVASDTLDIMAGQGQFPAIMPKDVIESASEEGVQEIIGTGPLMLDEWKQDQYVKLTKFEDYAMREEPSSGFVGKKEVLVDNVYYHIVIDSATRLAGLQTDEYHLADSMPYDNYEILLNTEGVETHVLLDGSLNMFYNKKAGMMADPKMRQMINAVVESDSVMRASFANEDLYILSNSFMNPEQVNWASNAGEESYNQNDPEKAKQLAEELGYDGEEIRMLATRDYDHHYNASIVIKEQLEQAGFNVSLEVYDWPTLLQKRDEEESWDIFFTGTGYVTTPSQLLVLSKSYAGWPDDEKADQLLDEIRSSLDHEDAKEKWDELQAYLWDDYVSSTLFGHYTRIIGASENIEGFTAFEGIIPWNVSIKE, encoded by the coding sequence ATGAAGCAGAGACAGAAAAAATTATGGTTATTTGCCTTATTGATTGTTGCGCTATTTTTATTCTCAGCTTGCAGTAGTACTGACGAAGATGCAGGAACAGATACTAAAGGCGGAGAAACAGAAGATCAAAATGATGCTAATGAAGAGGAAAATAATGGAGAAAATGAAAGCGCTACCAATACAGGGGGAGACTTAAATATTGCTGTAAGTGCTCAACCACCAACTTTAGATGCTCATATGACTACAGCAACTGTAGCGCTTGATGTGTCACGAAATATTTTCGAAACATTAGTAGCTGCAAACGAAAATCATGAATCTACACCAATGTTAGCGGAATCTTATGAAATTAGTGATGATGGGTTAACATATACATTTAAACTACGTGAAGGAGTAAGCTTCCATAATGGACAAGAAATGAAAGCTGAAGATGTTGAAGCATCAATGAATAGATGGCTTGGGCTTTCGGCACGTGCTAAGACGCTTTTGGAAGGATCAGAATTTGTAGCAACAGACGATTATACAGTTGAGCTACGATTAGCAGAAGTAGCTTCTGATACGTTGGATATCATGGCTGGTCAAGGACAATTTCCAGCAATTATGCCAAAAGATGTTATTGAATCAGCTAGTGAAGAGGGAGTTCAAGAAATCATTGGGACAGGACCATTGATGCTAGATGAATGGAAACAAGACCAATATGTTAAATTAACTAAATTTGAAGATTATGCAATGCGCGAAGAGCCTTCAAGTGGGTTTGTTGGGAAGAAAGAAGTACTTGTAGACAATGTATACTATCATATTGTAATAGACTCAGCTACTCGATTGGCAGGATTGCAAACAGATGAATATCATTTAGCAGATTCCATGCCATATGATAACTATGAGATACTGCTTAATACGGAAGGTGTAGAGACACATGTGCTTCTAGATGGGTCATTAAATATGTTCTATAACAAGAAGGCTGGAATGATGGCTGATCCTAAGATGAGGCAAATGATAAATGCAGTAGTAGAATCAGATTCTGTAATGCGTGCTAGTTTCGCTAATGAAGATTTATATATATTAAGTAATAGCTTCATGAATCCTGAACAGGTAAATTGGGCTTCAAATGCTGGTGAGGAATCATATAATCAAAATGATCCTGAGAAAGCGAAGCAACTAGCAGAAGAGCTTGGTTATGATGGGGAAGAAATCCGTATGCTTGCGACACGTGATTATGATCACCATTACAATGCCTCCATTGTAATAAAAGAACAATTGGAGCAAGCTGGATTTAATGTATCTTTAGAGGTTTATGACTGGCCAACATTATTACAAAAGCGTGATGAGGAGGAGAGCTGGGATATCTTCTTTACAGGTACAGGATATGTTACAACACCATCACAATTATTAGTATTGAGTAAATCCTATGCAGGCTGGCCTGATGATGAAAAAGCGGATCAGCTATTAGATGAAATTCGTAGTTCCTTAGACCATGAAGATGCTAAAGAAAAATGGGATGAATTACAAGCTTATTTATGGGATGACTATGTATCTTCTACATTGTTTGGACATTACACACGAATTATTGGAGCTTCCGAAAATATAGAAGGCTTCACTGCCTTTGAAGGTATCATTCCTTGGAATGTTTCGATTAAAGAATAA